Proteins from one Salmo salar chromosome ssa07, Ssal_v3.1, whole genome shotgun sequence genomic window:
- the LOC123743746 gene encoding transmembrane protein 272: MYLYDCPRQHYIPIYLVVMGASVLALALLSCLPCAQDSEDMPPNLLNHLCTTWSTLASLFLLCWFISGNVWIYSIYQPNFNQTLTEDPYCNKTLYLFAFWTTTLAYVVPGLLLLGGCCMLVCAFILGKTDPDDNRA; the protein is encoded by the exons ATGTACCTGTATGACTGCCCCCGGCAGCACTACATCCCCATTTACCTGGTGGTAATGGGGGCCTCCGTCCTGGCCCTAGCCCTGCTCTCCTGCCTACCATGTGCCCAGGACTCAGAAGACATGCCCCCCAACCTCCTGAACCATCTCTGCACCACCTGGAGCACCCtggcctccctcttcctcttatgCTGGTTCATCAGCG gtaacgTGTGGATCTACTCCATCTATCAGCCCAATTTCAACCAGACACTGACTGAGGACCCCTACTGCAACAAGACCCTGTACCTGTTTGCCTTCTGGACCACCACGCTAGCCTACGTTGTGCCGGGCCTTCTGCTGCTGGGGGGATGCTGTATGCTTGTCTGTGCCTTTATACTGGGCAAGACGGACCCTGATGACAACAGAGCATGA